From Candidatus Neomarinimicrobiota bacterium, the proteins below share one genomic window:
- a CDS encoding rhomboid family intramembrane serine protease, which yields MYRRVQFGPGRRMTDGIKKIIIISVAIFFFQAISSPSFRQFIIFNFGIVPADFWSRLHLWQPVTYIFLHGSLAHLALNMLALWMFGTELEMIWGRKQFLKYYFITGAGAGLVTILFQIHSTIPVIGASGAIYGILLAYGLRFPDREAFIFPLPVPIRMKYFVMIFGLIEFFSTISIGMQDGIAHFTHLSGMLIGYIYLRRMGTFRRYRSYRNDLKNLNIDQALNKIRQKINQFKHKKTDKKGPDVRSDDRKELDRILDKISKTGYEGLTAEEKQTLLEASSRLSKRDHRKD from the coding sequence ATGTATAGACGCGTACAATTTGGTCCCGGTCGTCGCATGACGGACGGGATAAAAAAAATCATTATCATCAGTGTTGCCATTTTCTTCTTTCAGGCAATCAGTTCACCCTCTTTCCGTCAGTTTATCATTTTCAATTTCGGAATTGTCCCGGCTGATTTCTGGAGCCGTCTCCACCTTTGGCAGCCTGTTACCTACATATTCCTCCATGGAAGCCTGGCACATCTGGCGTTAAACATGCTGGCGTTGTGGATGTTCGGGACCGAGTTGGAGATGATATGGGGACGGAAGCAATTTCTAAAATACTATTTCATCACAGGCGCAGGAGCCGGCTTGGTCACCATCCTGTTTCAGATTCACTCAACGATCCCGGTTATTGGAGCATCCGGTGCAATTTATGGTATATTGCTGGCATATGGACTCCGTTTTCCGGATAGAGAGGCTTTTATATTTCCATTACCCGTCCCCATCCGGATGAAATATTTTGTGATGATTTTCGGTCTGATTGAATTTTTTTCAACCATTTCCATTGGAATGCAGGACGGCATTGCCCATTTCACCCATCTTTCCGGCATGTTGATTGGATATATTTACCTTCGGCGGATGGGTACATTCAGGCGGTACAGATCTTACCGCAACGATTTGAAAAATCTGAATATCGATCAGGCACTGAATAAAATCCGGCAGAAAATCAATCAGTTCAAACACAAGAAAACAGATAAAAAAGGTCCGGATGTCCGGTCTGATGATCGAAAAGAACTGGACCGGATACTCGATAAAATAAGCAAAACAGGATATGAAGGATTAACGGCTGAAGAAAAACAGACACTGCTTGAAGCCAGCAGTCGATTAAGTAAAAGAGATCATCGAAAAGATTGA
- a CDS encoding alpha/beta fold hydrolase, which produces MQRSWKKEELTYRLPGKKAALLILHGFTGNPIVLKRIARHIHQEDIAIEAPLLPGHGGTIEEINSATMEQWINAADKTFLQLKKHHFHVFVLGYSLGSLLALELASRRTLSGLILLSTALKFTHSQHLRQMIAEDTRPLIPLDEIFDKEDPQRLQGYEMWPALGFREVLRLSHQVRRRLQSIHAPVLACHGQKDTLTPPENLDFLKDNIGSYYVETHLLEKSHHRIVAGPDQDHIIRKSLQFIHQNLNQEKQET; this is translated from the coding sequence ATGCAACGAAGCTGGAAAAAAGAAGAACTCACCTATCGTTTACCTGGCAAAAAAGCCGCCTTGCTGATACTTCATGGTTTTACCGGCAATCCCATTGTTTTAAAACGGATTGCCCGGCATATTCATCAAGAGGACATTGCCATTGAAGCTCCCCTCCTCCCGGGACACGGCGGGACGATTGAAGAGATTAATTCTGCCACAATGGAACAATGGATCAATGCTGCAGATAAAACATTTTTGCAGCTCAAAAAACACCATTTCCATGTATTTGTCCTGGGATACTCTCTGGGCTCCCTCCTGGCCCTTGAACTGGCTTCCAGGCGGACCCTTTCGGGGCTGATTCTACTTTCCACCGCCTTAAAATTCACGCATTCACAACATTTACGGCAGATGATTGCAGAAGATACCCGTCCACTCATTCCACTGGATGAAATATTTGACAAAGAAGATCCACAGCGTCTTCAGGGTTATGAAATGTGGCCGGCTTTGGGATTCCGGGAAGTCCTGCGACTGAGCCATCAGGTCCGGCGGCGGCTTCAAAGCATTCATGCCCCAGTCCTGGCATGTCACGGTCAAAAAGACACCCTGACGCCACCGGAAAACCTGGATTTTCTCAAGGATAATATCGGCAGTTACTATGTGGAAACACATCTGTTGGAAAAAAGCCATCACCGGATAGTAGCCGGACCTGATCAGGATCATATTATTCGCAAAAGTCTTCAATTCATTCATCAAAACCTCAACCAGGAGAAACAGGAAACATAA